The Bifidobacterium animalis subsp. animalis ATCC 25527 genome has a segment encoding these proteins:
- a CDS encoding ABC transporter ATP-binding protein: MAEVIFDHVTRIYPGNDKPSVDDLNLDIKDGEFLVLVGPSGCGKSTTLRMLAGLEEVNKGRILIGGKDVTTMQPKDRDIAMVFQNYALYPHMTVADNMGFALKIAGTPKDEIRKRVEKAAEILDLTEFLDRKPKALSGGQRQRVAMGRAIVREPKVFLMDEPLSNLDAKLRVQTRTQIAALQRQLGVTTLYVTHDQTEALTMGDRIAVIKLGILQQVGAPTELYDRPANVFVAGFIGSPSMNINTHPVVNGKAQIGADTMELPKEALDKLTPEDKNEIIVGFRPEDASLAAPDEANAFSLKVVNVEDLGSDGYIYGNIITDDSVAQKTTDTLMSDQNQLTTIRVNPRVLPKVGDVVKIKVNPAKMHLFSPSTELRLN, encoded by the coding sequence ATGGCAGAAGTCATTTTCGATCATGTCACTCGTATCTACCCGGGCAACGACAAGCCGTCGGTGGATGACCTCAATCTTGATATCAAGGACGGCGAGTTCCTCGTTCTCGTCGGACCTTCCGGCTGCGGCAAGTCCACGACCCTGCGCATGCTCGCAGGCCTCGAAGAGGTGAACAAGGGCCGCATCCTGATCGGCGGCAAGGACGTCACCACGATGCAGCCGAAGGACCGCGACATCGCAATGGTGTTCCAGAACTACGCGCTGTACCCGCACATGACCGTCGCCGACAACATGGGCTTCGCCCTGAAGATTGCCGGCACCCCGAAGGACGAGATTCGCAAGCGCGTTGAGAAGGCCGCCGAGATCCTCGATCTCACCGAGTTCCTCGACCGCAAGCCGAAGGCTCTCTCCGGTGGTCAGCGCCAGCGCGTCGCCATGGGCCGTGCAATCGTTCGTGAGCCGAAGGTCTTCCTCATGGATGAGCCGCTCTCCAACCTCGATGCAAAGCTCCGTGTGCAGACCCGTACGCAGATTGCGGCACTGCAGCGCCAGCTCGGCGTCACCACGCTGTACGTTACCCACGATCAGACCGAGGCCCTGACGATGGGCGACCGTATCGCCGTCATCAAGCTCGGCATCTTGCAGCAGGTCGGTGCCCCGACCGAGCTGTACGACCGCCCGGCCAACGTGTTCGTCGCAGGCTTCATCGGCTCTCCGTCGATGAACATCAACACCCACCCGGTGGTCAATGGCAAGGCCCAGATCGGCGCCGACACCATGGAACTGCCGAAGGAGGCCCTCGACAAGCTCACGCCGGAAGACAAGAACGAAATTATCGTCGGCTTCCGTCCGGAGGACGCCTCGCTGGCGGCCCCGGATGAGGCGAACGCCTTCTCGCTCAAGGTCGTGAACGTCGAGGATCTCGGCTCCGACGGCTACATCTACGGCAACATCATCACCGATGATTCCGTGGCTCAGAAGACCACTGACACGCTGATGTCCGACCAGAACCAGCTCACCACGATTCGTGTGAATCCGCGTGTGCTCCCGAAGGTCGGCGACGTCGTCAAGATCAAGGTCAACCCGGCCAAGATGCACCTCTTCTCCCCGTCCACCGAGCTGCGTCTCAACTAA